In bacterium YEK0313, one genomic interval encodes:
- the cutA gene encoding Divalent-cation tolerance protein CutA gives MTKAAPAEAAIVMTTAGSEADAESLASAMVESRLAACVQVMPIRSFYVWRGKPQRDAEWLLLIKTRGEHYVALETFIRAHHGYETPEIVMVPVSAGSPDYLAWLTARTELAARA, from the coding sequence ATGACCAAAGCCGCGCCCGCCGAAGCGGCCATCGTGATGACCACCGCCGGCAGCGAGGCGGATGCCGAAAGCCTGGCCTCGGCCATGGTCGAGAGCCGCCTTGCCGCCTGCGTACAGGTCATGCCGATCCGCAGCTTCTATGTCTGGCGCGGCAAGCCGCAGCGCGACGCGGAATGGCTGCTGCTGATCAAGACGCGCGGCGAACATTACGTGGCGCTCGAAACCTTCATCCGCGCGCATCATGGCTACGAGACGCCGGAGATCGTGATGGTGCCGGTCAGTGCCGGCTCGCCCGACTATCTCGCCTGGCTGACGGCCCGAACGGAACTCGCCGCGCGCGCCTGA
- the livF_18 gene encoding High-affinity branched-chain amino acid transport ATP-binding protein LivF has product MAASGAAADAVLILDQVVAGYGPITILNGTSFAVRQGTITTVIGPNGAGKSTVFKAIFGLLKVQSGHIRFDGEDVTGLPPARLIARGITYVPQGRNVFPEISVRHNLELGAVAIPGVTDLDGRIERAMDRFPMLRTKADVQASTLSGGQQKILEVARGLMLEPKLVLIDEPSIGLSPLMVQEVFQILKDLRARGVTILLIEQNARSALSISDEAIVLEQGRTRLHDTAAAILADPRVGQLFLGGHVAPG; this is encoded by the coding sequence ATGGCTGCCAGCGGCGCTGCGGCCGATGCCGTGCTCATTCTCGATCAGGTGGTGGCGGGCTACGGCCCGATCACCATCCTCAACGGCACCAGCTTCGCCGTCCGGCAAGGAACGATCACCACGGTGATCGGTCCGAACGGGGCCGGCAAGTCGACCGTGTTCAAGGCCATTTTTGGCCTGTTGAAGGTGCAGTCGGGGCATATCCGCTTCGATGGCGAGGACGTCACCGGCCTGCCGCCGGCGCGTCTCATCGCGCGCGGCATCACCTATGTGCCGCAGGGCCGCAACGTCTTTCCGGAAATCTCCGTCCGGCACAATCTGGAACTCGGCGCGGTCGCGATCCCTGGTGTCACCGATCTCGACGGCCGCATCGAGCGGGCGATGGACCGGTTTCCCATGCTCAGGACCAAGGCCGATGTGCAGGCCTCGACGCTGTCGGGCGGGCAGCAGAAGATCCTCGAGGTTGCCCGCGGCCTCATGCTCGAGCCGAAGCTCGTCCTCATCGACGAGCCCTCGATCGGCCTGTCGCCGCTGATGGTCCAGGAGGTGTTCCAGATCCTGAAGGATCTGCGGGCGCGGGGTGTCACCATTCTCCTGATCGAGCAGAACGCGCGCAGCGCGCTGTCGATCTCCGACGAGGCCATCGTGCTCGAACAGGGCCGGACGCGTCTGCACGACACGGCCGCGGCGATCCTTGCCGATCCACGTGTCGGCCAGCTCTTCCTCGGCGGTCATGTCGCGCCGGGCTGA
- a CDS encoding Bacterial regulatory proteins, tetR family produces the protein MPTAALPAARADDAPLPEAPRFVDLLDMEARAADLRKGERTRRQVRHATARCLEQTPFALLSMDQIAGAAGVSRAALYQYFRSKEDAVRDVLTDFHDRTIAFPKGATQSVSAFDAIYRTNRYYIDYFARNAVLMERVRELRDAVPELLRERQRINASWARRILANVRRQGPLIASQAAIELRIVCLECMVDDVLREAFVIGNPALAKAREDPDAFAREITAIWYRAIYPLGSDGADGPSPP, from the coding sequence ATGCCAACAGCCGCCCTGCCCGCCGCGCGCGCCGACGACGCCCCGCTGCCCGAGGCGCCGCGTTTCGTCGACCTCCTGGACATGGAGGCCCGCGCGGCGGACCTGCGGAAGGGCGAGCGCACGCGCCGGCAGGTGCGCCACGCCACTGCCCGCTGCCTGGAACAGACCCCCTTCGCGCTTCTGAGCATGGACCAGATCGCCGGCGCCGCCGGCGTGTCGCGCGCCGCGCTCTATCAGTATTTCCGCTCGAAGGAGGACGCGGTCCGCGACGTCCTGACCGATTTCCACGACCGGACCATCGCCTTTCCGAAGGGCGCGACCCAGAGCGTCTCCGCCTTCGACGCGATCTATCGGACCAACCGCTATTACATCGACTATTTCGCCCGCAATGCCGTGCTGATGGAGCGCGTTCGCGAGCTGCGCGACGCCGTCCCCGAGCTGCTGCGCGAACGCCAGCGCATCAATGCCTCCTGGGCGCGGCGGATCCTCGCCAATGTGCGCCGCCAGGGTCCGCTGATCGCCTCGCAGGCGGCGATCGAGTTGCGCATCGTGTGCCTGGAATGCATGGTCGACGACGTCCTGCGCGAGGCCTTCGTCATCGGCAATCCGGCGCTTGCGAAAGCGCGCGAGGATCCGGACGCCTTCGCGCGCGAGATCACCGCCATCTGGTATCGGGCGATCTATCCGCTCGGGTCGGATGGCGCCGATGGACCATCGCCGCCGTGA
- the potD_1 gene encoding Spermidine/putrescine-binding periplasmic protein precursor, giving the protein MSIRSDRRALLAAACGAVLAAPSIVTAARAQARRIVVRDLGIGTSFVDAYARPFEAATGIKVVPVTAQHEPAGLIRQMVETRAFTWDMAIVSRATADQLASEGGGHIEPLGIEAAAGFQAMPGMFKAPYYAANDVVATVLAYRTDKVRTPPRSWADFWDVRGRPGARAMRRFPFDTIEQALLADGVEPAKLYPCDFDRAFKSLDRIRRDVAVWWTSGAQSSQLLQSGEVDYCPTWNGRAQVAINGGAPVALMWEQALWQTEGWVILKGTPNAALCREFIAFALDPARQAVFAAATGYGPSLAKAIDLLPEATAKAMPTHPDNSRSAQLIDVAFWAKNRDRAADLFNRWVVG; this is encoded by the coding sequence ATGTCCATTCGATCCGACCGCCGGGCCCTACTTGCGGCCGCCTGCGGCGCCGTTCTGGCCGCACCCTCCATCGTGACCGCGGCACGCGCCCAGGCGCGGCGCATCGTCGTGCGCGATCTCGGCATCGGCACGTCCTTCGTCGATGCCTATGCGCGTCCCTTCGAAGCGGCGACTGGGATCAAGGTCGTGCCGGTCACGGCCCAGCACGAGCCGGCGGGCCTGATCCGGCAGATGGTGGAGACGCGCGCCTTTACCTGGGACATGGCCATCGTCAGCCGCGCCACCGCCGACCAACTCGCCAGCGAGGGGGGAGGCCATATCGAGCCGCTCGGCATCGAGGCCGCCGCCGGCTTCCAGGCCATGCCAGGCATGTTCAAGGCGCCCTATTATGCCGCCAACGACGTGGTCGCGACGGTGCTGGCCTATCGCACCGACAAGGTGCGCACGCCGCCGCGCAGCTGGGCCGATTTCTGGGATGTGCGCGGCCGGCCGGGCGCGCGCGCCATGCGCCGCTTCCCGTTCGACACGATCGAGCAGGCGCTGCTCGCCGACGGCGTCGAACCGGCGAAGCTCTATCCTTGCGACTTCGACCGCGCCTTCAAGAGCCTCGATCGCATCAGGCGCGACGTCGCGGTGTGGTGGACTTCGGGCGCGCAGAGCTCGCAGCTCCTGCAGTCGGGCGAGGTCGACTATTGCCCGACCTGGAACGGTCGGGCCCAGGTGGCGATCAATGGCGGCGCGCCGGTCGCGCTCATGTGGGAACAGGCGCTCTGGCAGACGGAGGGCTGGGTGATCCTGAAGGGCACGCCGAATGCCGCGCTGTGCCGCGAGTTCATCGCCTTCGCGCTCGATCCCGCGCGCCAAGCGGTCTTCGCCGCGGCGACCGGCTACGGGCCCTCGCTCGCCAAGGCGATCGATCTCCTGCCCGAGGCGACCGCCAAGGCCATGCCGACCCATCCCGACAACAGCCGGTCGGCGCAGCTCATCGACGTCGCCTTCTGGGCGAAGAACCGCGATCGGGCGGCCGACCTGTTCAATCGCTGGGTGGTCGGCTGA
- the lptB_15 gene encoding Lipopolysaccharide export system ATP-binding protein LptB, whose protein sequence is MSPVLSVRNLTRRFGGITAVSDVSFDVASGEVLGLIGPNGSGKSTLFNCILGQIAPSEGEVILDGRAITGLRPSELNRRGVSRTFQLLQVFPQLTVRENLILAGQEHVGSLVSRLFGARDAGLGGKAEAMIGFFRLGHLADEKAGRLSYGQQKLLDAAMAFMAGPRLVLLDEPAGGVNPTMLEGLKERLAAYNREVGTTFVVIEHNMDFVMSLCTRVIVLAEGRIIAEGRPEDVRRDPAVVDAYLGG, encoded by the coding sequence CACCGCCGTGTCCGATGTCTCCTTCGACGTCGCGTCGGGCGAGGTGCTCGGCCTGATCGGGCCGAACGGCTCGGGCAAGTCGACGCTGTTCAACTGCATCCTCGGCCAGATCGCGCCGAGCGAGGGCGAGGTGATCCTCGACGGGCGGGCCATTACCGGCCTCAGGCCGTCCGAACTGAACCGGCGCGGGGTGAGCCGGACCTTCCAGCTCCTGCAGGTCTTCCCGCAGCTGACCGTCAGGGAGAACCTGATCCTGGCCGGCCAGGAACATGTCGGCTCGCTGGTCTCGCGCCTGTTCGGCGCGCGCGATGCCGGCCTCGGCGGCAAGGCCGAGGCCATGATCGGCTTCTTCCGCCTCGGCCATCTCGCCGACGAAAAGGCCGGGCGGCTCAGCTACGGCCAGCAGAAGCTGCTCGATGCGGCCATGGCCTTCATGGCCGGACCACGCCTCGTCCTGCTCGACGAGCCGGCGGGCGGGGTCAATCCGACCATGCTGGAGGGCCTGAAGGAACGGCTCGCCGCCTATAACCGCGAGGTCGGCACGACCTTCGTGGTGATCGAGCACAACATGGACTTCGTCATGAGCCTGTGCACCCGCGTCATCGTGCTGGCCGAAGGGCGGATCATCGCCGAGGGCCGCCCGGAAGACGTGCGCCGCGACCCGGCCGTCGTCGACGCTTATCTTGGAGGCTGA